From Procambarus clarkii isolate CNS0578487 chromosome 65, FALCON_Pclarkii_2.0, whole genome shotgun sequence, one genomic window encodes:
- the LOC123771120 gene encoding uncharacterized protein, translating to MKKVLKNSQTQDKSEESGNSSKKPKNDGSGTAGDAGTSSTSDLHNDPIAQRNKMIQMLRLKRGYPPSFGFSDREFLMSMDPEDLRYMMRSLDRRRDPFGYSSWGSAGPYRSSSPEEDPVDEQSRKQMEWSPPEMVEPEKIDEEEQRVKDHGELNTETVLYVIKEKNDDGEEKTHTVLQMPSSVPDLLSGTSQNVSQESSTYNILMADVSGSMNSYWRPLVTGWNDYVAPHLVGRTNLFVFGSTVKLKRSETKLQFGDLDRSSTDLTGALQTIVDEVYKCKERYIKVFLVTDGHHNATKVQPNIVIDQMNAARGKTCDVFVLGAGSDFPVQYSINIRSRLHNGSANVPSLFWAKIPDFVIEQMMEIGSKISDGTSQTLRLSVEGFSLPGGIAKHTFHLNEWVYFPSGPEQVQQLTLRHGKNVCHISLKPRQMQLSLLNEVFRQWNSVIIQIHNKKEQVPPDALAFMERIFNTKMDELKDIKLGSIRERLERKEISTYETDFRTLFNKIRTILTTEKFHNELELAENILSTTVGGGKYGTKVLQMKGHTDEDYAKDCKEFLKIYEEHKARILSIENGPEDCCRVTTTSTVSDLQDPDFPMMMDIKNKFEFLKQFTITGIPVSAPSRDSVTINPWSFGVRALLNEPYTIMSQVALESIADQNSALGKSKDVQLKSDDSRTRFNAIIPVFPPAASKIMAPLMRTRLYAMCSTFAILKNPHIIDFNIHMAALGVTWVRILFEHPTQPRPEFVRLRVEHIEATAAAYLNRPSYTKYWQVLISDTAQALMTESTITVENKTIKCESLIKPMFILHLHQRSENPQDASVVVNIMRMILLEYIGRCLSHYKTNDNNSTPFTDFFAKTLADQELKKKWVQKYIATTKESMAGSEGLLLGDYYTLEKVQKAARKTAVEEIKILKEKLTAQIPIAVDMKKVEQLRNVSLTGDMSWFTLRTFAREVGLMEEVIDNLFSEQSLFVYTAHALQYRASRERLTTPVADYEAIRTLVTKHVQQENSHIIAKDLSDEIVQQLQGAWLQAYLDAHREVVQPMTRQQILAEALGRGVEVTDATFEQVYKKYRPDVGLLGNACQCRACPYFLIPNKSYNQHSSVERRARAAFPHGLHLAAYRLRDSDVPTVIAHLESGKFKTTVPRQAVEPFVEDLENLQKIYREVALTGF from the exons ATGAAAAAGGTTTTGAAAAACTCCCAGACGCAGGATAAGTCTGAAGAGTCAGGCAACTCGAGCAAGAAACCAAAGAACGACGGCAGTGGGACAGCAGGAGATGCAGGTACTTCAAGCACTTCTGACCTGCACAACGATCCCATTGCACAAAGAAACAAAATGATTCAAATGCTTCGGTTGAAACGAGGGTATCCACCATCTTTCGGCTTCAGTGATAGGGAGTTCTTGATGTCCATGGACCCAGAAGATCTGCGTTATATGATGAGATCGTTGGATCGACGGCGGGACCCATTTGGGTATTCTTCTTGGGGATCAGCGGGACCCTACAGATCCAGCTCGCctgaagaggaccccgtagatgAACAGTCAAGAAAACAGATGGAGTGGTCCCCACCTGAGATGGTGGAGCCTGAGAAGATAGATGAAGAGGAACAGCGTGTGAAGGACCATGGAGAACTGAATACGGAAACTGTGCTCTACGTCATCAAGGAGAAG AATGACGATGGTGAAGAGAAGACCCACACTGTGCTCCAGATGCCATCTAGTGTGCCAGACTTATTGTCAGGTACAAGTCAGAATGTTTCTCAGGAATCCAGCACCTACAACATCCTTATGGCAGATGTGTCAGGCTCCATGAACTCATACTGGAGACCTTTAGTAACAGGCTGGAACGATTATGTGGCTCCGCATTTAGTCGGGAGAACTAATTTGTTTGTGTTTGGCAGTACAGTTAAGCTGAAGAGATCTGAAACAAAGCTACAGTTTGGTGATTTAGATCGCAGTAGTACAGACTTGACTGGTGCCCTACAGACCATTGTAGATGAAGTTTACAAATGCAAGGAGAGGTATATCAAGGTGTTTCTTGTCACTGACGGCCATCATAATGCAACTAAAGTTCAGCCAAACATAGTTATTGACCAAATGAATGCTGCCAGGGGCAAGACATGTGATGTTTTCGTGTTAGGCGCGGGTAGTGACTTTCCTGTGCAGTATAGTATCAACATACGGTCACGTTTGCATAATGGCAGTGCTAATGTGCCTTCACTTTTCTGGGCAAAAATTCCAGATTTCGTTATAGAACAGATGATGGAGATCGGTAGTAAAATTTCTGACGGAACTTCACAGACCCTGCGACTGTCAGTGGAAGGTTTCTCATTGCCTGGAGGGATAGCCAAACACACTTTCCACCTGAACGAGTGGGTATATTTTCCATCTGGACCAGAACAAGTACAACAACTCACACTTAGACATGGTAAAAATGTTTGTCACATCTCACTGAAGCCTCGTCAGATGCAATTGTCTCTTTTGAATGAAGTATTTCGACAGTGGAACTCTGTTATCATTCAGATTCATAATAAGAAAGAGCAAGTTCCCCCAGATGCACTGGCCTTCATGGAGCGAATCTTTAACACAAAAATGGACGAGCTCAAAGATATAAAGTTAGGATCAATCCGTGAGCGGCTTGAACGAAAAGAAATCAGTACATATGAAACAGACTTCAGAACATTGTTTAACAAAATAAGAACAATACTAACAACTGAAAAATTCCACAATGAACTAGAACTGGCTGAAAATATTCTGAGTACAACAGTCGGAGGAGGTAAATATGGAACAAAAGTTCTACAGATGAAAGGCCATACAGATGAAGATTATGCAAAGGACTGTAAAGAGTTTTTGAAGATTTATGAAGAACACAAAGCGAGGATACTGAGCATTGAAAATGGCCCAGAAGATTGTTGTCGAGTCACTACGACGTCCACTGTGTCTGACCTCCAGGATCCAGATTTTCCAATGATGATGGatattaaaaataaatttgaGTTCCTAAAGCAATTCACTATTACTGGCATTCCAGTGTCTGCTCCAAGCAGGGACTCTGTAACCATCAATCCCTGGTCGTTTGGTGTTAGGGCCCTATTAAATGAGCCATACACCATCATGAGTCAGGTTGCTTTAGAATCCATAGCTGACCAGAACTCGGCATTGGGAAAGAGCAAGGATGTGCAGTTGAAGTCTGATGATAGCAGGACGCGCTTTAATGCCATAATCCCAGTCTtcccacctgctgcctccaaaATTATGGCACCGTTAATGCGTACAAGACTTTATGCAATGTGTTCAacttttgccatcttgaaaaatccacatataattgatttcaatatccACATGGCAGCCTTGGGGGTGACATGGGTGAGGATTCTGTTCGAGCACCCGACCCAGCCTAGGCCCGAATTTGTGCGTCTTCGTGTTGAGCATATAGAAGCGACAGCAGCAGCTTACCTCAACCGACCAAGCTACACAAAATACTGGCAAGTGCTTATCAGTGACACTGCTCAAGCACTCATGACAGAGAGCACTATAACAGTAGAAAACAAAACAATAAAATGCGAGTCTCTCATTAAGCCAATGTTTATACTTCACTTGCACCAACGGAGCGAGAACCCTCAAGATGCGAGTGTCGTTGTCAACATTATGAGGATGATACTCTTAGAATACATCGGTCGCTGCCTCTCTCACTACAAGACAAATGACAATAATTCAACACCCTTCACAGATTTCTTTGCTAAAACACTTGCTGATCAAGAACTTAAAAAAAAATGGGTTCAGaaatatattgctaccaccaaaGAAAGCATGGCAGGATCTGAAGGCCTTCTCTTAGGGGACTATTACACACTGGAAAAAGTGCAGAAGGCAGCCAGGAAAACTGCAGTGGAAGAAATCAAAATTCTGAAAGAAAAGTTAACAGCACAGATCCCAATAGCAGTGGACATGAAGAAGGTGGAACAGCTGCGCAATGTATCTCTGACTGGAGATATGTCGTGGTTCACATTGCGAACCTTTGCCAGGGAAGTTGGTCTAATGGAAGAAGTCATTGACAACTTGTTTAGTGAACAAAGTTTGTTTGTTTACACCGCTCATGCCCTACAGTACAGAGCCTCTCGGGAGAGGCTTACTACTCCAGTGGCTGACTATGAGGCCATTCGAACTTTAGTGACCAAACATGTACAGCAGGAGAATTCACACATTATAGCCAAGGATCTTTCAGATGAAATAGTTCAACAACTGCAGGGTGCTTGGTTACAAGCATATTTGGATGCACACAGAGAAGTGGTTCAACCCATGACGAGGCAACAAATTCTAGCAGAGGCTTTAGGACGAGGAGTGGAAGTGACGGATGCCACCTTCGAACAGGTATATAAGAAATACCGTCCTGATGTAGGTCTATTGGGTAATGCCTGTCAATGTCGAGCTTGTCCGTATTTTTTGATACCAAATAAGAGTTATAATCAACACTCGTCAGTAGAGCGTCGTGCTCGTGCAGCTTTCCCTCACGGCCTGCACCTGGCAGCCTACCGCCTCAGGGACAGCGATGTGCCCACAGTTATCGCCCACCTTGAGTCTGGCAAATTCAAAACAACTGTCCCTCGACAAGCTGTTGAACCCTTCGTAGAGGACCTGGAGAATTTACAAAAAATATACCGTGAGGTGGCACTGACTGGCTTTTAA